From Oncorhynchus tshawytscha isolate Ot180627B linkage group LG11, Otsh_v2.0, whole genome shotgun sequence, the proteins below share one genomic window:
- the LOC112262335 gene encoding collectin-11 isoform X2, with protein sequence MRAEELMPCVLITLLGLTLMESTHGQHMSDEPCSVQILVPGLKGEPGEKGEKGAPGRPGRLGPLGEMGHTGVKGHKGIIGRYGKMGPCGIKGLKGDMGDPGPMGLSGDPGVPCECTPLRKMIGEMDILVAQLSNEMKFIKTAVAGIKETDSKVYLLVKEEKCYTDAEVYCQGRGGHLAMPKDEGANAAIAGYITEAGLSRVYIGINDIDREGHFTYVDRSPMSTFSKWREGEPNNAYRDEDCAEMMAAGDWTDVACHPTMYFVCEFDKDIV encoded by the exons ATGAGAGCAGAGGAGCTGATGCCTTGTGTTCTTATCACTCTGCTGGGGCTGACCCTGATGGAGTCAACTCATGGACAGCACATGTCAGATGAACCCTGCTCCGTCCAGATCCTCGTCCCAGGACTCAAag GAGAGccaggagaaaagggagagaaaggggcaCCTGGGAGACCAGGAAGATTGGGTCCACTAGGGGAGATGG GACATACTGGAGTTAAAGGACATAAGGGTATTATAGGACGTTATGGGAAAATGGGCCCCTGTGGAATCAAAG GTTTAAAAGGAGATATGGGGGATCCTGGGCCAATGGGCCTGAGTGGTGATCCAG GTGTTCCATGTGAATGCACACCCCTGAGGAAGATGATTGGTGAGATGGACATCCTAGTGGCCCAGTTATCCAATGAGATGAAGTTCATCAAAACTG CTGTCGCCGGCATCAAAGAGACCGACAGTAAGGTCTATCTACTGGTCAAGGAGGAGAAATGCTACACCGATGCAGAGGTCTATTGTCAGGGAAGGGGTGGACACTTGGCCATGCCCAAGGACGAGGGGGCCAACGCAGCCATCGCTGGGTACATCACTGAGGCGGGCCTGAGCCGGGTGTACATTGGCATCAATGACATAGACCGTGAGGGCCATTTCACCTACGTGGATCGCTCCCCCATGAGCACCTTCAGcaagtggagggaaggagaaccCAACAATGCCTACAGGGACGAGGACTGTGCTGAGATGATGGCGGCGGGGGACTGGACAGATGTGGCCTGCCATCCCACCATGTACTTTGTGTGTGAGTTTGACAAGGACATTGTCTGA
- the LOC112262335 gene encoding collectin-11 isoform X1, producing MRAEELMPCVLITLLGLTLMESTHGQHMSDEPCSVQILVPGLKGEPGEKGEKGAPGRPGRLGPLGEMGHTGVKGHKGIIGRYGKMGPCGIKGLKGDMGDPGPMGLSGDPGVPCECTPLRKMIGEMDILVAQLSNEMKFIKTALPSPAAVAGIKETDSKVYLLVKEEKCYTDAEVYCQGRGGHLAMPKDEGANAAIAGYITEAGLSRVYIGINDIDREGHFTYVDRSPMSTFSKWREGEPNNAYRDEDCAEMMAAGDWTDVACHPTMYFVCEFDKDIV from the exons ATGAGAGCAGAGGAGCTGATGCCTTGTGTTCTTATCACTCTGCTGGGGCTGACCCTGATGGAGTCAACTCATGGACAGCACATGTCAGATGAACCCTGCTCCGTCCAGATCCTCGTCCCAGGACTCAAag GAGAGccaggagaaaagggagagaaaggggcaCCTGGGAGACCAGGAAGATTGGGTCCACTAGGGGAGATGG GACATACTGGAGTTAAAGGACATAAGGGTATTATAGGACGTTATGGGAAAATGGGCCCCTGTGGAATCAAAG GTTTAAAAGGAGATATGGGGGATCCTGGGCCAATGGGCCTGAGTGGTGATCCAG GTGTTCCATGTGAATGCACACCCCTGAGGAAGATGATTGGTGAGATGGACATCCTAGTGGCCCAGTTATCCAATGAGATGAAGTTCATCAAAACTG CACTGCCCTCCCCTGCAGCTGTCGCCGGCATCAAAGAGACCGACAGTAAGGTCTATCTACTGGTCAAGGAGGAGAAATGCTACACCGATGCAGAGGTCTATTGTCAGGGAAGGGGTGGACACTTGGCCATGCCCAAGGACGAGGGGGCCAACGCAGCCATCGCTGGGTACATCACTGAGGCGGGCCTGAGCCGGGTGTACATTGGCATCAATGACATAGACCGTGAGGGCCATTTCACCTACGTGGATCGCTCCCCCATGAGCACCTTCAGcaagtggagggaaggagaaccCAACAATGCCTACAGGGACGAGGACTGTGCTGAGATGATGGCGGCGGGGGACTGGACAGATGTGGCCTGCCATCCCACCATGTACTTTGTGTGTGAGTTTGACAAGGACATTGTCTGA